The Firmicutes bacterium CAG:345 genome window below encodes:
- a CDS encoding glycoside hydrolase family 43 (product inferred by homology to UniProt) yields MKNRLKFYKNPFSSKKINGDIYKDAPDPFIIKVNGYYYLTSTVSKGIVIRRSFDLIHWDNVLKDGIVTIDDSLKYAFAPEIVYDNGYFYIVTSPCGGGHYLYRSENIEGPFVKISENFHEMIDGSFFIDNDGTHYFSRASETGIVVKKFEDDLKLNELGTYFKEQFTLENAILGGWTEGPYITKRYGYYYVTFTGTHFLSDAYRVSYVSGKKLEQKMPYGDFILLNTEEDFKGLGHSMNFVGPDLDSYYIVYHECNDKIKRRVSISRLFFEKEKMIVDNASREDNFMFSRPAFEDFGTNNNYLSEDEFDFTSFSLEYNFAGSESVLVFGYKSENNYSYIKLFESHIEFRKKYFSKDTLIKSVSLGHKARLDCYHCLRVQVKNNAVAIYLDLVEYMFKAKLSTKGKIGYFNNSLKRPYIAISKFSFGDSDKETIKQKHVLISNMVSNNDYLVTNFYVSEDDNYDIVKDNSNWKISKLEIDGKQVSIDFISLVLASNIYLEKGVHEIKMFFDELNAREFYIRKSAKNNEILSLDELKVNGTKKGNFEERPGYIHYENDRNALLSDTEFRNYEISATFELEGLPIHKENVGAIISSVNNYSAKNQFEGLFSFQGYMLACNMKEIYFYETNFHKSELLFKMRNDGQKRLTLKLIKENDMIFVYIDNVRVYKTKVKPYLEQGKAGIYSNHASFNVLDFKLIQGGK; encoded by the coding sequence ATGAAAAACAGATTGAAGTTCTATAAAAACCCATTTTCAAGTAAAAAGATAAATGGTGATATCTATAAAGATGCACCTGATCCATTTATTATAAAAGTTAATGGCTATTATTACTTAACTTCGACTGTTTCTAAGGGAATTGTTATTCGGCGCAGTTTTGATTTAATACATTGGGATAATGTTTTAAAAGACGGAATTGTTACAATAGATGATTCTTTAAAGTACGCTTTTGCACCTGAAATTGTATACGATAACGGATACTTTTATATAGTGACCTCACCTTGTGGTGGAGGTCACTATTTGTATCGTAGTGAAAACATTGAAGGACCATTTGTAAAAATAAGTGAGAATTTTCATGAAATGATCGATGGAAGTTTCTTCATCGATAATGATGGAACTCACTATTTTTCGCGTGCAAGTGAAACAGGTATTGTTGTTAAGAAATTTGAAGATGATTTAAAATTAAATGAATTAGGGACTTATTTTAAAGAGCAATTTACTTTAGAAAATGCTATTTTAGGCGGTTGGACTGAAGGTCCATATATAACTAAAAGATATGGTTATTACTATGTAACATTTACTGGTACTCATTTTTTAAGTGATGCTTATCGTGTAAGTTATGTTTCTGGAAAAAAACTTGAACAAAAAATGCCTTATGGCGATTTTATTCTTTTAAATACTGAAGAAGATTTTAAAGGATTAGGACATTCTATGAATTTTGTCGGTCCTGATTTGGATTCGTATTATATTGTTTACCACGAATGCAATGATAAAATAAAAAGAAGAGTGAGTATATCTAGACTATTCTTTGAAAAGGAAAAAATGATAGTTGATAACGCATCTAGGGAAGATAATTTCATGTTCTCAAGACCTGCTTTTGAAGATTTTGGAACGAATAATAATTATTTATCTGAAGATGAATTTGATTTTACTTCATTTTCTCTTGAATATAATTTTGCTGGCTCTGAAAGTGTTTTAGTCTTCGGATATAAATCAGAAAATAATTATAGTTATATAAAATTATTTGAATCTCATATTGAGTTTAGAAAGAAATATTTCTCTAAAGATACTCTGATTAAGTCTGTTTCACTAGGTCATAAAGCGCGTTTAGATTGTTATCACTGTTTGAGGGTACAAGTAAAAAATAATGCCGTAGCTATTTATTTAGATCTTGTTGAATATATGTTTAAAGCTAAATTATCTACTAAAGGTAAAATTGGTTATTTCAACAATAGTTTGAAAAGACCTTATATTGCTATTAGTAAATTTAGTTTTGGAGATAGTGATAAGGAAACTATCAAACAAAAACACGTCTTAATTTCTAACATGGTCAGCAATAATGATTATCTAGTTACTAATTTTTATGTATCAGAAGATGATAATTATGACATTGTTAAGGATAATAGCAATTGGAAAATTAGTAAGCTTGAAATTGATGGAAAACAAGTTTCAATTGATTTTATAAGTTTGGTATTAGCTAGTAATATTTACTTAGAAAAAGGAGTGCATGAGATTAAAATGTTCTTTGATGAACTCAATGCTCGTGAATTTTATATTCGTAAAAGTGCTAAAAACAATGAAATTTTGTCATTAGATGAACTTAAGGTTAATGGAACAAAAAAAGGTAATTTTGAAGAAAGACCTGGGTATATTCACTATGAAAATGATAGAAATGCACTTTTAAGTGATACTGAATTTAGAAATTATGAGATTTCGGCTACATTTGAACTTGAGGGGTTACCTATTCATAAAGAAAATGTTGGTGCGATAATTTCTTCAGTAAATAATTATTCTGCTAAAAATCAATTTGAAGGGTTATTTTCATTCCAAGGATACATGCTCGCATGTAACATGAAAGAGATATATTTCTATGAAACTAATTTCCATAAATCAGAATTATTGTTTAAGATGCGAAATGATGGCCAAAAACGACTTACTTTAAAATTAATAAAGGAAAATGATATGATTTTCGTTTATATTGATAATGTAAGAGTTTACAAAACAAAAGTTAAACCTTATTTGGAACAAGGAAAAGCTGGTATTTATTCAAATCATGCCAGTTTTAATGTTCTAGACTTTAAATTAATACAAGGAGGAAAATAA